The window CATCCTGGGCAGCGTGCCCCTGATCAACGTGCCCGGCTGCTCGCCCAACCCCTACAACCTGGCGGGCGTCATCGTGAACTACCTGCTCAAGGGCACCCTCCCGGCGCTCGACACCTACAAGCGGCCCACCTTCGCCTTCGGCCAGACCGTTCACAGCCGCTGCCCCAGGCCCCACGGCTGCCTCGAGGACTACCGTTGCAGGGGCAAGGTCACCTACAACAACTGCGCCACCGCCAAGTTCAACGGCGGCACTTCCTGGGACATCCAGGCTGTCCACCACTGCATCGGCTGCTCCAACCCGAACTTCTGGGACGCCAACACCTCGTTCTACAACAGTGAGTTCGGAACCAAGTTCGCTTCGAGCAGCCACAGCAAGATTCAGTTCGTGCCCGCTGGCGGCGATTAATAGAAATTTTTCAGGAGATAACTATGGCTACCACTTCCACTGCTAGCTCGTTGCTCGGCGGGATAACCTCCACAACGGGCACCACCACGACGACGTCCACCACGACCGCGGCCGCCGCTGCCGTCGCGGCCCCCGGGAACATCACCCTCGATCCCATCAGCCGCATCGAAGGCCACCTGCGCATCGACGCCAAGGTCGGCACCGCCGGCACCGTCGACTCGGCCTGGGCCTCGGCCACCCTGTTCCGGGGCATCGAGATGATCCTGGCCGGCCGCGACCCCCG of the Fundidesulfovibrio soli genome contains:
- a CDS encoding nickel-dependent hydrogenase large subunit; the protein is MATTSTASSLLGGITSTTGTTTTTSTTTAAAAAVAAPGNITLDPISRIEGHLRIDAKVGTAGTVDSAWASATLFRGIEMILAGRDPRDAPLITQRLCGVCTYIHLQASTTAIENAMKLTVPANAQIVRNLLQGTQFL